In Nocardia sputorum, a single genomic region encodes these proteins:
- a CDS encoding alpha/beta hydrolase — MDRYYHQPLTWKSCDAPGLDGMGAQCADVTVPLDYAEPQSSTITVAISRIAAADPAQRRGVILSNPGGPGGAGLDYFVDTSQAMTPEVRARFDLIGMDPRGVGRSSPVNCHWPHGFGLQSAGVDAEGFAESVADQADLAARCADAEGERLPHFTTRNTARDMDVIRTALGESKISYLGTSYGTYLGAVYMQMFPERSDRMVLDGAVDPYRYGAVGMVQDMGSPNEAALDDWAAWTAQRDDEYHLGTTGGAVRGLVERLVERAAAQPIRIGEYDIDEHSLPLVLYIAFDSPHGYGLAVQQIRQLADAAEGKPIRPDEDLAAKLAIILRAQPRDMSPQMAILCGDIGAPRDLDWYRRNIEASRATQPVFGALANNITPCAFWAPPAESPTAIGNSVPNLIVQATGDTRTNYGGAIAMHRALTGSRMVTLQDVAIHSIFGRYPNACVYDAVNTYLADGTLPAADLTCRDD, encoded by the coding sequence TTGGACCGCTACTACCACCAGCCGCTTACCTGGAAGTCCTGCGATGCGCCAGGTCTCGATGGCATGGGCGCGCAGTGCGCGGATGTGACGGTGCCCCTGGATTACGCTGAGCCGCAAAGCTCTACGATTACCGTCGCCATCTCTCGCATCGCCGCGGCCGACCCGGCCCAGCGGCGTGGGGTCATCCTCTCCAACCCGGGCGGTCCGGGCGGTGCCGGCCTGGACTACTTCGTCGACACGAGCCAGGCCATGACCCCCGAGGTCCGCGCCCGCTTTGACCTGATCGGCATGGACCCGCGCGGTGTCGGGCGCTCCTCGCCGGTGAACTGTCATTGGCCGCACGGTTTCGGCCTGCAGTCCGCTGGTGTCGATGCCGAGGGATTCGCCGAATCCGTCGCCGACCAAGCCGATCTGGCGGCGCGCTGCGCCGACGCCGAGGGTGAGCGGCTGCCGCACTTCACCACTCGCAATACCGCTCGCGACATGGATGTCATCCGTACCGCGCTCGGCGAAAGCAAGATCAGTTATCTGGGCACCTCCTACGGTACCTACCTGGGTGCTGTGTATATGCAGATGTTCCCGGAACGTTCCGACCGCATGGTGCTGGACGGCGCTGTGGACCCGTACCGCTACGGCGCGGTCGGAATGGTGCAGGACATGGGCTCACCCAACGAGGCCGCGCTCGACGACTGGGCGGCCTGGACCGCTCAACGCGACGACGAATACCACCTCGGCACCACCGGTGGGGCCGTTCGTGGTCTGGTCGAGCGGCTCGTCGAACGCGCCGCCGCCCAGCCGATCCGGATCGGCGAGTACGACATCGACGAGCATTCCCTTCCCCTGGTGTTGTACATCGCCTTCGATTCGCCCCACGGCTACGGTCTTGCGGTGCAACAGATCCGGCAGCTCGCCGATGCCGCCGAAGGTAAGCCGATACGACCGGACGAGGACTTGGCGGCCAAGCTCGCTATTATCCTGCGCGCCCAGCCTCGCGACATGTCGCCTCAGATGGCTATCCTCTGCGGGGACATCGGCGCACCCCGAGATCTGGACTGGTACCGGCGCAATATCGAGGCATCCCGCGCCACCCAGCCGGTCTTCGGCGCCTTGGCGAACAACATCACGCCGTGCGCGTTCTGGGCACCGCCTGCCGAATCGCCCACCGCCATCGGCAATTCAGTGCCGAACCTGATCGTTCAGGCCACCGGCGACACCCGGACCAATTACGGCGGTGCCATCGCCATGCACCGGGCGCTCACCGGCTCTCGTATGGTCACGTTGCAAGACGTCGCCATTCACTCGATCTTCGGCCGCTATCCGAATGCCTGCGTCTACGACGCTGTGAACACCTACCTGGCTGACGGCACTCTGCCTGCCGCCGACCTCACCTGTCGCGACGACTGA